A genome region from Synchiropus splendidus isolate RoL2022-P1 chromosome 5, RoL_Sspl_1.0, whole genome shotgun sequence includes the following:
- the LOC128758555 gene encoding sodium/potassium/calcium exchanger 1-like isoform X2 has translation MPSRPRRLARQRVVFFLLGLLLCVLYALTLKVRRADHRVSVPSALGDGDKVKVNVREVVEELPESTVPPIEVNRTDIEQCVYVEAGPLPTPPVTVTPPPSKPSQKQGEYPEDLFSVEKRRRGWVVLHVVGMTYMFVALAIVCDEFFVPALEVITNRLEISDDVAGATFMAAGGSAPELFTSLIGVFISHSNVGIGTIVGSAVFNILFVIGMCAIFSREILHLTWWPLFRDVTFYIVDLFMLIVFFLDNMIHWWESAMLVLGYISYVSFMKFNGRIERAAKSQLNKHMSVVKVWSAAEPEKEREATPPSGPLAPPSLGSKQHSREEPDQPLNPQVIRPPGPHEDKTRPKVHPVLQRGGSSASLHNTSLRNTIFQLMIHTLDPLGEDTVLKGSVRNPGLGRSFQDDDDKLKSESCAAGAPGCGAAEPSTSQQPHGNEPQEKSKAEGLRSDVSQTSTEEESGVGEASDGEESDDDNGKEEEEEENEPLSLEWPETKRKQATYLFLLPIVFPLWLTLPDVRNPESRRYFVVTFLGSILWIAVFSYLMVWWAHQIGETIGISEEIMGLTILAAGTSIPDLITSVIVARKGLGDMAVSSSVGSNIFDITIGLPVPWLIFTLLHRGAPVAVSSNGLFCAIVLLFLMLLFVIISIAVCRWKMSRKLGFTMFALYFVFLVLSVMLEDRILICPVSI, from the exons ATGCCGTCCCGTCCACGGAGACTCGCACGCCAACGTGTTGTCTTCTTCCTCTTGGGATTGCTGCTGTGTGTCCTCTACGCTCTGACTCTGAAGGTCAGGCGGGCTGACCACAGAGTCTCAGTGCCGTCAGCGCTCGGAGACGGAGACAAAGTCAAGGTGAATGTTCGGGAGGTTGTGGAAGAACTCCCAGAGAGCACAGTGCCTCCTATAGAAGTCAACAGGACAGATATAGAACAATGTGTCTATGTGGAGGCCGGACCTCTCCCGACTCCACCTGTGACTGTGACTCCTCCACCTTCGAAGCCTTCCCAGAAACAGGGGGAGTACCCAGAGGACCTTTTCAGTGTGGAGAAGAGGCGGCGGGGCTGGGTGGTGCTGCACGTCGTCGGTATGACCTACATGTTCGTCGCCCTGGCCATTGTCTGCGATGAGTTCTTTGTTCCCGCTCTGGAGGTCATCACCAACCGCTTGGAGATCTCCGACGACGTGGCCGGCGCCACCTTCATGGCTGCTGGAGGCTCAGCTCCGGAGCTCTTCACCTCCCTGATCGGCGTCTTCATCTCCCACAGCAACGTCGGCATCGGCACCATCGTGGGCTCGGCCGTCTTCAACATCCTGTTTGTGATCGGAATGTGTGCCATCTTCTCGCGGGAGATACTGCACCTGACCTGGTGGCCGCTCTTCCGGGATGTGACCTTCTACATCGTGGACCTGTTCATGCTGATCGTCTTCTTCCTGGACAACATGATCCACTGGTGGGAGAGCGCCATGCTGGTGCTGGGCTACATCAGCTACGTCAGCTTCATGAAGTTCAACGGTCGCATCGAGCGGGCGGCCAAGTCGCAGCTCAACAAGCACATGAGCGTGGTCAAAGTGTGGAGCGCCGCAGAGCCAGAGAAG GAAAGGGAAGCCACACCTCCCTCTGGACCTTTGGCTCCTCCTTCTCTGGGTTCAAAACAGCACTCGAGAGAAGAACCGGACCAGCCTCTGAACCCACAGGTCATCAGGCCACCAGGTCCACATGAGGACAAAACAAGACCCAAG GTTCACCCTGTGCTTCAGCGAGGGGGCAGCTCTGCTTCTCTCCACAACACATCGTTGAGGAACACCATCTTCCAACTAATGATTCACACACTTGACCCTCTTGGagaag ACACAGTGTTAAAGGGGTCTGTCAGGAACCCAGGCCTGGGTCGGTCCTTTCAAG atgatgatgacaagCTGAAATCTGAGTCGTGTGCGGCAGGAGCACCAGGATGCGGCGCAGCAGAACCGTCCACTTCACAGCAGCCTCATGGAAATGAGCCACAAGAGAAGTCAAAG GCAGAAGGTTTGAGGTCGGATGTGTCTCAGACCAGCACCGAAGAAGAGAGCGGGGTCGGCGAAGCAAGCGATGGCGAAGAGAGCGATGATGATAAtggaaaggaggaggaagaggaggagaatgaGCCGCTGTCACTGGAGTGGCCAGAGACAAAACGCAAGCAGGCCACTTATCTCTTCCTTCTCCCCATCGTCTTCCCACTGTGGCTCACGCTGCCTGACGTCCGCAATCCG GAATCCAGACGTTACTTTGTGGTGACATTCCTGGGCTCCATCCTGTGGATTGCAGTCTTCTCCTACTTGATGGTGTGGTGGGCGCATCAG ATCGGAGAGACCATTGGCATCTCGGAGGAGATCATGGGTCTGACCATCCTTGCAGCTGGAACGTCCATTCCAGACCTGATCACCAGCGTGATAGTGGCCCGCAAGGGTCTCGGGGACATGGCCGTGTCCAGTTCTGTGGGCAGCAACATCTTCGACATCACTATCGG TCTTCCCGTCCCCTGGCTGATCTTCACTTTGCTACACCGCGGTGCGCCCGTCGCCGTCAGCTCCAACGGACTCTTCTGCGCCATCGTGCTGCTCTTCCTCATGCTCCTCTTCGTCATCATCTCCATCGCTGTCTGTCGCTGGAAGATGAGCAGGAAGCTGGGCTTCACAATGTTTGCGCTTTACTTTGTATTTCTGGTTCTGAGTGTCATGCTGGAGGATCGGATCCTCATCTGCCCTGTTTCCATCTGA
- the LOC128758555 gene encoding sodium/potassium/calcium exchanger 1-like isoform X1: MPSRPRRLARQRVVFFLLGLLLCVLYALTLKVRRADHRVSVPSALGDGDKVKVNVREVVEELPESTVPPIEVNRTDIEQCVYVEAGPLPTPPVTVTPPPSKPSQKQGEYPEDLFSVEKRRRGWVVLHVVGMTYMFVALAIVCDEFFVPALEVITNRLEISDDVAGATFMAAGGSAPELFTSLIGVFISHSNVGIGTIVGSAVFNILFVIGMCAIFSREILHLTWWPLFRDVTFYIVDLFMLIVFFLDNMIHWWESAMLVLGYISYVSFMKFNGRIERAAKSQLNKHMSVVKVWSAAEPEKEREATPPSGPLAPPSLGSKQHSREEPDQPLNPQVIRPPGPHEDKTRPKVHPVLQRGGSSASLHNTSLRNTIFQLMIHTLDPLGEDTVLKGSVRNPGLGRSFQETSFNGDVRGDGSVRRSDDDDKLKSESCAAGAPGCGAAEPSTSQQPHGNEPQEKSKAEGLRSDVSQTSTEEESGVGEASDGEESDDDNGKEEEEEENEPLSLEWPETKRKQATYLFLLPIVFPLWLTLPDVRNPESRRYFVVTFLGSILWIAVFSYLMVWWAHQIGETIGISEEIMGLTILAAGTSIPDLITSVIVARKGLGDMAVSSSVGSNIFDITIGLPVPWLIFTLLHRGAPVAVSSNGLFCAIVLLFLMLLFVIISIAVCRWKMSRKLGFTMFALYFVFLVLSVMLEDRILICPVSI; encoded by the exons ATGCCGTCCCGTCCACGGAGACTCGCACGCCAACGTGTTGTCTTCTTCCTCTTGGGATTGCTGCTGTGTGTCCTCTACGCTCTGACTCTGAAGGTCAGGCGGGCTGACCACAGAGTCTCAGTGCCGTCAGCGCTCGGAGACGGAGACAAAGTCAAGGTGAATGTTCGGGAGGTTGTGGAAGAACTCCCAGAGAGCACAGTGCCTCCTATAGAAGTCAACAGGACAGATATAGAACAATGTGTCTATGTGGAGGCCGGACCTCTCCCGACTCCACCTGTGACTGTGACTCCTCCACCTTCGAAGCCTTCCCAGAAACAGGGGGAGTACCCAGAGGACCTTTTCAGTGTGGAGAAGAGGCGGCGGGGCTGGGTGGTGCTGCACGTCGTCGGTATGACCTACATGTTCGTCGCCCTGGCCATTGTCTGCGATGAGTTCTTTGTTCCCGCTCTGGAGGTCATCACCAACCGCTTGGAGATCTCCGACGACGTGGCCGGCGCCACCTTCATGGCTGCTGGAGGCTCAGCTCCGGAGCTCTTCACCTCCCTGATCGGCGTCTTCATCTCCCACAGCAACGTCGGCATCGGCACCATCGTGGGCTCGGCCGTCTTCAACATCCTGTTTGTGATCGGAATGTGTGCCATCTTCTCGCGGGAGATACTGCACCTGACCTGGTGGCCGCTCTTCCGGGATGTGACCTTCTACATCGTGGACCTGTTCATGCTGATCGTCTTCTTCCTGGACAACATGATCCACTGGTGGGAGAGCGCCATGCTGGTGCTGGGCTACATCAGCTACGTCAGCTTCATGAAGTTCAACGGTCGCATCGAGCGGGCGGCCAAGTCGCAGCTCAACAAGCACATGAGCGTGGTCAAAGTGTGGAGCGCCGCAGAGCCAGAGAAG GAAAGGGAAGCCACACCTCCCTCTGGACCTTTGGCTCCTCCTTCTCTGGGTTCAAAACAGCACTCGAGAGAAGAACCGGACCAGCCTCTGAACCCACAGGTCATCAGGCCACCAGGTCCACATGAGGACAAAACAAGACCCAAG GTTCACCCTGTGCTTCAGCGAGGGGGCAGCTCTGCTTCTCTCCACAACACATCGTTGAGGAACACCATCTTCCAACTAATGATTCACACACTTGACCCTCTTGGagaag ACACAGTGTTAAAGGGGTCTGTCAGGAACCCAGGCCTGGGTCGGTCCTTTCAAG AGACGTCCTTTAACGGTGATGTGAGGGGGGATGGCTCAGTCAGGAGAAGTG atgatgatgacaagCTGAAATCTGAGTCGTGTGCGGCAGGAGCACCAGGATGCGGCGCAGCAGAACCGTCCACTTCACAGCAGCCTCATGGAAATGAGCCACAAGAGAAGTCAAAG GCAGAAGGTTTGAGGTCGGATGTGTCTCAGACCAGCACCGAAGAAGAGAGCGGGGTCGGCGAAGCAAGCGATGGCGAAGAGAGCGATGATGATAAtggaaaggaggaggaagaggaggagaatgaGCCGCTGTCACTGGAGTGGCCAGAGACAAAACGCAAGCAGGCCACTTATCTCTTCCTTCTCCCCATCGTCTTCCCACTGTGGCTCACGCTGCCTGACGTCCGCAATCCG GAATCCAGACGTTACTTTGTGGTGACATTCCTGGGCTCCATCCTGTGGATTGCAGTCTTCTCCTACTTGATGGTGTGGTGGGCGCATCAG ATCGGAGAGACCATTGGCATCTCGGAGGAGATCATGGGTCTGACCATCCTTGCAGCTGGAACGTCCATTCCAGACCTGATCACCAGCGTGATAGTGGCCCGCAAGGGTCTCGGGGACATGGCCGTGTCCAGTTCTGTGGGCAGCAACATCTTCGACATCACTATCGG TCTTCCCGTCCCCTGGCTGATCTTCACTTTGCTACACCGCGGTGCGCCCGTCGCCGTCAGCTCCAACGGACTCTTCTGCGCCATCGTGCTGCTCTTCCTCATGCTCCTCTTCGTCATCATCTCCATCGCTGTCTGTCGCTGGAAGATGAGCAGGAAGCTGGGCTTCACAATGTTTGCGCTTTACTTTGTATTTCTGGTTCTGAGTGTCATGCTGGAGGATCGGATCCTCATCTGCCCTGTTTCCATCTGA
- the LOC128758555 gene encoding sodium/potassium/calcium exchanger 1-like isoform X3 yields MPSRPRRLARQRVVFFLLGLLLCVLYALTLKVRRADHRVSVPSALGDGDKVKVNVREVVEELPESTVPPIEVNRTDIEQCVYVEAGPLPTPPVTVTPPPSKPSQKQGEYPEDLFSVEKRRRGWVVLHVVGMTYMFVALAIVCDEFFVPALEVITNRLEISDDVAGATFMAAGGSAPELFTSLIGVFISHSNVGIGTIVGSAVFNILFVIGMCAIFSREILHLTWWPLFRDVTFYIVDLFMLIVFFLDNMIHWWESAMLVLGYISYVSFMKFNGRIERAAKSQLNKHMSVVKVWSAAEPEKEREATPPSGPLAPPSLGSKQHSREEPDQPLNPQVIRPPGPHEDKTRPKVHPVLQRGGSSASLHNTSLRNTIFQLMIHTLDPLGEDDDDKLKSESCAAGAPGCGAAEPSTSQQPHGNEPQEKSKAEGLRSDVSQTSTEEESGVGEASDGEESDDDNGKEEEEEENEPLSLEWPETKRKQATYLFLLPIVFPLWLTLPDVRNPESRRYFVVTFLGSILWIAVFSYLMVWWAHQIGETIGISEEIMGLTILAAGTSIPDLITSVIVARKGLGDMAVSSSVGSNIFDITIGLPVPWLIFTLLHRGAPVAVSSNGLFCAIVLLFLMLLFVIISIAVCRWKMSRKLGFTMFALYFVFLVLSVMLEDRILICPVSI; encoded by the exons ATGCCGTCCCGTCCACGGAGACTCGCACGCCAACGTGTTGTCTTCTTCCTCTTGGGATTGCTGCTGTGTGTCCTCTACGCTCTGACTCTGAAGGTCAGGCGGGCTGACCACAGAGTCTCAGTGCCGTCAGCGCTCGGAGACGGAGACAAAGTCAAGGTGAATGTTCGGGAGGTTGTGGAAGAACTCCCAGAGAGCACAGTGCCTCCTATAGAAGTCAACAGGACAGATATAGAACAATGTGTCTATGTGGAGGCCGGACCTCTCCCGACTCCACCTGTGACTGTGACTCCTCCACCTTCGAAGCCTTCCCAGAAACAGGGGGAGTACCCAGAGGACCTTTTCAGTGTGGAGAAGAGGCGGCGGGGCTGGGTGGTGCTGCACGTCGTCGGTATGACCTACATGTTCGTCGCCCTGGCCATTGTCTGCGATGAGTTCTTTGTTCCCGCTCTGGAGGTCATCACCAACCGCTTGGAGATCTCCGACGACGTGGCCGGCGCCACCTTCATGGCTGCTGGAGGCTCAGCTCCGGAGCTCTTCACCTCCCTGATCGGCGTCTTCATCTCCCACAGCAACGTCGGCATCGGCACCATCGTGGGCTCGGCCGTCTTCAACATCCTGTTTGTGATCGGAATGTGTGCCATCTTCTCGCGGGAGATACTGCACCTGACCTGGTGGCCGCTCTTCCGGGATGTGACCTTCTACATCGTGGACCTGTTCATGCTGATCGTCTTCTTCCTGGACAACATGATCCACTGGTGGGAGAGCGCCATGCTGGTGCTGGGCTACATCAGCTACGTCAGCTTCATGAAGTTCAACGGTCGCATCGAGCGGGCGGCCAAGTCGCAGCTCAACAAGCACATGAGCGTGGTCAAAGTGTGGAGCGCCGCAGAGCCAGAGAAG GAAAGGGAAGCCACACCTCCCTCTGGACCTTTGGCTCCTCCTTCTCTGGGTTCAAAACAGCACTCGAGAGAAGAACCGGACCAGCCTCTGAACCCACAGGTCATCAGGCCACCAGGTCCACATGAGGACAAAACAAGACCCAAG GTTCACCCTGTGCTTCAGCGAGGGGGCAGCTCTGCTTCTCTCCACAACACATCGTTGAGGAACACCATCTTCCAACTAATGATTCACACACTTGACCCTCTTGGagaag atgatgatgacaagCTGAAATCTGAGTCGTGTGCGGCAGGAGCACCAGGATGCGGCGCAGCAGAACCGTCCACTTCACAGCAGCCTCATGGAAATGAGCCACAAGAGAAGTCAAAG GCAGAAGGTTTGAGGTCGGATGTGTCTCAGACCAGCACCGAAGAAGAGAGCGGGGTCGGCGAAGCAAGCGATGGCGAAGAGAGCGATGATGATAAtggaaaggaggaggaagaggaggagaatgaGCCGCTGTCACTGGAGTGGCCAGAGACAAAACGCAAGCAGGCCACTTATCTCTTCCTTCTCCCCATCGTCTTCCCACTGTGGCTCACGCTGCCTGACGTCCGCAATCCG GAATCCAGACGTTACTTTGTGGTGACATTCCTGGGCTCCATCCTGTGGATTGCAGTCTTCTCCTACTTGATGGTGTGGTGGGCGCATCAG ATCGGAGAGACCATTGGCATCTCGGAGGAGATCATGGGTCTGACCATCCTTGCAGCTGGAACGTCCATTCCAGACCTGATCACCAGCGTGATAGTGGCCCGCAAGGGTCTCGGGGACATGGCCGTGTCCAGTTCTGTGGGCAGCAACATCTTCGACATCACTATCGG TCTTCCCGTCCCCTGGCTGATCTTCACTTTGCTACACCGCGGTGCGCCCGTCGCCGTCAGCTCCAACGGACTCTTCTGCGCCATCGTGCTGCTCTTCCTCATGCTCCTCTTCGTCATCATCTCCATCGCTGTCTGTCGCTGGAAGATGAGCAGGAAGCTGGGCTTCACAATGTTTGCGCTTTACTTTGTATTTCTGGTTCTGAGTGTCATGCTGGAGGATCGGATCCTCATCTGCCCTGTTTCCATCTGA